Part of the Halorhabdus utahensis DSM 12940 genome, GAGCGTCTCGGCCGCCGTTGGCTCTGGCGTCGTAGTTTCGTCGTCTTCATTGGTACTGAGGAACCCACATCCAGCAAGTGCCGTCGTAGAACCAGCGAGCGTGCTTGCAAGAACTGCTCTTCGTGTGACTAGACGCTGTTTTTTACCATCCACCATGATTATATGTAATAGGGTCAGGTGGTGTGAAAACTCTTACCATCGTCCCAATCCTCCTCCGAGGTGTCTTTGAGCTATACCCTCTGAATCTCATCGATTGTATTCCCTCCGCCGTTGCAGAAGTCTTGGGGATATCACTCAACTACGGGGAAGTCTATTGGTGGGCATGATCGGCTATTACCTAAGATTCGTCGACGGTGGCTCCGGGATAGATTTGGGTGAGAGTGTACCGACGGCGTTTTGGATGGACGAGAAACCCGCAAACTCGACGTTAGAATCAAAAATCAATTCATATAGAAACCGTGAGTGACTCTCATGGTTTCGCCTGTTCGACAACCTGCACTATGTCCTGTTCAAGAATCGGTCTTAAATCCATAGCCTATTGCTCTATCCTCACTCCACCACGACCGGCTCGCATTGCTCAACTACACTTCACTTCGTCCGTGGCACGAGCAATCAGTAGACCCATCCAGCATCTATATTCTCAAAAAATAGCGGGACCGCGACCGTCAGGAGCGCTCGTTGCTTCTTCCACTGTGGCGACGGCTGAATCGGTTCGTTCTCGTCACTCTTGGAGATATCCCAGTCCTCGAAGTTGTTTTTTCATTTGTTCGTCGAACTCGGCTTTTCGGACGTCTCCGACCGGTTCTCCGACATCTGTCTTCCACTCTTCGTACCGCTCCCTAAACTCGGCTACCAGGTCGGCATACTCGTCGCTTACATCGTTCGATTCATCGGGGAGATCGTAGAGGCGGGCACTTTCCTCAGAAACTTCGAATCGGTACGTCGGAGTGATCATCGACGTCACTGTAGCCTTCGGATAGTGAGAATCAGAGAAGTCGCTGTTGTGTTGTTTTATTTGCTCAAGCTTTTGCTCCGCCCTGTCCTGTCCACGTTGCACGAATGCGTACTCCCGAGGTGTATCACGAATATCTACACCAGCTGGCACTGAGTGGTCGACCCCTACATCCTCGAGGATCGTCTTCATGACGTCGCTGTGTTGAACTAATCCGGTGTCCTCGAGGCCCCGAATTCCTTCGACGGCCAAAGGCACGTTCGATACTTGCGTACTGGGTTCGAGCATGTGGGCGAGCAACCCTCGATAGCCGAAGAATTCTCCGTGATCGCCGGTCACGACAATGATGGGGTCTTGTAACTGTTCCCGAGCAGTTGAGATAATCTCCCCGGTCAAGTGATCCACGTACTCGACCAAGGCGTCGTACAAAACCCTCAGTACCTCCCATTCCGTCTCCGAATACGGATCATCGTCGGCGATCCGTTCGTGCAGGTTGTTGCTCATGTCTCGAGCGATTTCCTCGGCTCGTTCCACCGAGATAGAGAGATCCTCCGAAACCGCACTTTCCCACATTCCTGGCGGAATGTATGGGTGGTGGGAATCATTCAGGTGGGTATAGAGGAAGAGCGGGTGGTCCGCTCCCTGGGAATTCGAAATGTGGCGTTTAGCGATTTGTGTCGAGAGGTAACCGACACAATGCTCGTTAGCCGCCGTCGAGAGACCAATCGAATGGCTTCGAATTTTGGTTAACCACTTTATGACTGAGCGCAGTCCGGCTTCCTGGACGACGGTGTCCCTGTTAATGAAGTGGAATGCATCGAAGCCTCGACCCAGCCCAGTACTTTGACTGATTTGTCCATTGGACGTAACACAGGCCGTTCGGTAGCCTTGCTCGCTGAGGGATTCAGGGATTGTCGTAATCTGTTCTGGAAGCTTTGCCGAATTGGACCAGGTCCTGTGTGCTGATGGTGGATGTCCGGTCAATATGGAGGCAGTGGAAGACCGGGTCCAGATATCGTGTGAATGGCACTCCCCGAAAGCGGTTCCTATCTCGCCTACGGATTCGAGATGTGGCGTTTTGGCCCGGTCTGACTGAGAGAGGGAGGTGTGGTCTGCCCGTACGCTATCAAGCGTAACCCAGATTATATCAGAGTGTTTCATTTCGAGTCGCTTTCCCTACAGCGTATTTCTACACTGGATCTCTCACGTATTCAATGTACTGAAACCGTCGTGTAACGGTGCTACATAGACCGACTAAAATTGCAAACTGCTCTGGAGTTTCTCTCTCACCAGTTTGATGTCTTCACTTGAGAACTCTCCGATGAGGAACAACACCGCGAAATAGGAGAGTCCCCCAACTCCTATGTCGAGAAGCATCTCCGATGCTGGAGAGTTTCCTAAATCGAGTAGCATCAGGATGACTGCCATCACTACCGTTGCTACAGAACAGCGGACCAAGGTGATCCACGGAATCTCGAATCTGACTTCTTGGAACGAGACGTACAGGATCATAAAGAATAGAACTCCCTGTGCTGATAACGTTGCGATTGCCGCTCCTGACAGTCCCATCGTCGGTATCAACGTGAGATTCAGGATCACATTTACGAGCAGCGATAAGGTGACTGCAATCCCAATAGTTCGTGTTCGTTCGACGGAGGTCAGAATGTACCTCAATGGGTTGTCATATCCTTTGAGGAAGTAACCAAGAATGAAGATCGGCACAAGTGGGACGGCCTGTCGAGCTATTTCGGTGGTGGATATTATATTCAACAATGGCTCGGCGACGAGGACCAATCCTACCGCACCTGGAAATGCTAAAATGGTATAATACCGGAAAATGTACTCGTACGCTTTCTCTATCACTTCGTAATCTCCCTGGTCCCAGGCGCTTGCGATCGTGGGATACAGTGTGGAGTTGAAGATCCCAGTCAGGTTCACGATCGGTTTGCAGACTCTTTCAGCGACACTGTATATCCCAACAGGTGCTGGGCCGAGTAAGAACAGGAGAAAGTATTTGTCGATGTCAGCCAGCAGGGAGGATGACAGAGCCGCCGGTACCATGGGGACGCCGTACCGGATGTACTTTCCAACGTTGTGGACTTCCGGGCGGGGCAAGCCGCTATGTATGTATACGTAACTGAATATCCCCGCGTTCAAAAATACGGACACACCAACGATACCCCAGATCCCAGCCAGGATATTTCCTCCCAGCAGAAATATAATTGCGAGGGCTGTGACTTCCATTACGTTACGCAGGATCCGGACTCCCTCATATTGCTTGACAAAGCCCTTCGCTCGAGGGTGATTCAAGTTTACTTTCAACGGAATGCGGACTGCGATGAGGGTGCTCGTGGCGAATACCAGGTCGTGGGGAGTATCGAACCCGAATACAGTAGGAGAATACAGTGAGAAAATTACGCTTCCAATTGCTCCGATACCGAACGTCACCAACCCAATTAGTGTCGCGAGAGATAGCACGTCGCTGTAAGTTTGGTTGTTTGAGGGGTCTGATGAGGTGTATCTGATCAACGCACCATGTAAATGAACGCTGGCCGTCATGCTGACCATGGAAACTGCCGCGATGATGGTCACCCAAATCCCGTAACTATCTGGACCCAGCAAATTGACGATCAGGAAGAGGACGACGAATCCCCTCAGTATATTGATAATCGACAACAAAGCAGTAAAGGCAGAATCGGATAGAATCTTCCTTAGTACACTCATTTTTGAGAGCAGTCAACTCCGTTGTTCACTCAACTCAGTATCTGCCATCTATAAATAGCCGAGCGATTCGAGTCGGTCTTCGACCTGGTCTCCGTCGCTCGCTTCGGACTCCGACGTTTCGACTTCTTCGATCTCTCTGCTGCCACAGCCTTCGACTTCGAGCCAGGGGATGGCTACGAGCTCATCCGTGTAAATTCGTGAGGGGTGGCCCCATTCACGTATCGGAACTGGACGAGCCCGCTCACCGAGCATGTTCCCGTGGTCGGAGGTGACGACAACCCGCCCGAGATCCATCTCAAGTAGTTCCTCTATCGAATCAAGTACGAGTTCGAAGTTCTTCTCGTACGACTCGTGGATTGACTCGATATCGGCGTCTAATTTCCCCCGGAAAATACTGTTCCAGAGGTTGTAGCCCTCGGCGTGATCCTCACCGATCCCCCTCGTGGAATCGCCGATCTCGGACACTAAGAAGGGATAGTGCGGTTGGATGTAGTGGAAGATGTGGCGTTTCTTCGGATACTCGCTGAACGACTCGATACAGGCCTCTGTCATCCTATCCGGGGGAACTGTCCCGTCGTCTTCGTCCCAATAGGAACTGTCCCAGGCGTTGTTCACGTCACAAAACGTCACGTCGATCTCGTCCCGACGTGAACGGAGTTGGGGGGACGCCGTCGTATAGACCGTGTCCAACAGTTCTCTGCCGTTGAAGTTCCCGTAGAGGAACTGTGAAGTGTGTGACCCACGGGAGGTCCGTTGGTCGAGGTCACCTGCAATGGTATTTTGCTCTTCGAATAAGTCGTAGCGACAGGCGTCCAAGATGATCAGCGTATCCCACTCCGCGTCCATGATGTCCATCCCGTATTTGTTGTACTGCTTCCCGGACCGGAGGCCGTGGTAGTTCTTGTTCAGTTCCCGGAATAGGACGTTGGGACTCTCTTTAGTTTGCTTGAGTCCACGGATGAGTTGATCAAGGGAGTACATCTATTGAAGTTGAATTGTCAGGCGGTATTTCCTCTCACTCTCAGACGGAGTCATAAATCTCAAGTGTCCTTTGTGCTGGTGAATTCCACGTTAGGTCTTGGATAGACTGTCGGCCACCTTCATCGGTTCCATCGCTTGTGAAGACGTCCTTCACGGCGTTTACCAATGCTTCTTCTGAACAGACGGTGGACGCCTGCGAGCCAGTGATCAATTCGGCAACACCCCCGACATCTGTCGCCACGACTGGTGAATCACATTTCATATATTATTTGACAGTATTGAATGAACCTCTCTCTTGGAGGTCATGAGCAAAACGTCTGCTGCATTCCTGCAGAATGGGATTATCTCGTGGGGTTCGTTGCATTCGCTGTGGAGTTCGATTTCACGCTTTAATTCAATATTTGCGGATTCCACGACCTGCTGTGCAAGTGGATAGTTCTTCTTCGAGAGAGAAGGTGCGTAGGGGAAGAGAACGTGAGACTTTGTGGGATCCCAGCCAATCATATTCTGAACCTTCTGCTCCATCGGGTAAAACTTGTCGTGATTCAAACCCCGCTCTACAACGTATAATTCACCGTCGGTTTGATTAGCCATTTCTTGGTTTCGAACGATAACGGCATCAGCCAAGAAGGCACACTTCAGACTAACGAATCCGTATTGTCCATTCAAGTCAATTTCCTATAAGAACATAACGACAGGTCATCGGGGCTGGGCCAGCGCAAAAGGGGCTGTTAGTCCAAAATGAGGGCTCTGTAGTTTCGGTACACGGCGGTTGATTTCACGGATATCTCACGCTTCGGCGAAGGTTGTAGACGGTCGCTTTCAACAGCATTTCACGGAATTCCAGCCACCAGCTGCGCGCACGCACGGCAGCGCCGAGCGTGCGCTTGATCGAGGAGAAGACGGTTTCTGACATGGAGCGCTGATGATACCGATCACCGTCCATGCGGGCGTTATGCGCGTGATCGAGCGGGTTCATGATCCTGTGCTTGATCAGCGGTCTGATACCGTTCTCACGGAGTTCGTCGCGGAAGGTTTTCGCGTCATAGCCTCGGTCAGCAGCGAGGCTCCGCAGGTCGCCGGCGTTGCGCCGGGCGACCTGCGGGCCGATCTTCGCATCGTGTTTCTTCGAGGTCGTCGAGTGGATGTCGGTGATGTACAGCGTTTCGACATCCACGAGAGCAGTGACTTTCAGCGCTCGAACGCGGTAGTTCGTGCGGTTGGCGTAGTGACGGCTCGGCTGATCGCGGTCGAAGCCAGTCGAATCGATAGCAGCGTGGCCAGTGCGTTTCTCGGCTGACGCGCCGAGAAACGCACGCCACGTTGTAGTCGGAATCCGGGCAAACCACGTGCGGAGAACCGTGTAGTGAGGCAGTCGCGTGAGGCCGATTTCTTCGAGGACGCCTGGCATCTCGCTGAGCAAATCCACCGCGGCGCGGTAGGATTTGCCCAGCTCGATGCGGAGTGCATGCAGCGTGAGCATCGCCCACTCGGCGAACCCGCCACCCCCTTCGGGGTCGGCGGGTTCGTCCGGGTTAGCGACAACTGATTTAGCCTTAGCGACCGTAACACGGGTGAAGAGACGGAATTCCGAAGTCACAATACTCCGTCTCTTCGCTTTCTACGGCAATAACGCAGTCGCTGCTGTCGCGTCTAGCGAAACTACAGAGCCAAAATGAGAGTAATTATGTCGTATGAATGGATTGGTTCCCGGAGGACTGTGTTCCTTGCGCTCTGCCTACGACTCGTCGTTGCAATCACCAACTACGGGCGAGGAAGCGAACCGGGCTGTGAGAGGCTATGAGATGGATTCTATGACTGGCGTAACAAATATACAAATATTAATATAGCGACAAAATGTCTGGTGGTCTTATCCCTCATTTACGAACCAGCGATTCGTACCAGCCACGATTATCCTGATACCACCCAACGAACTCCTCGACACCCTCACGGATGGTGTGACTGGGCTCGTATCCGAGCAGTTCCCGAGCACGTGTAATATCCGAATGTGTATGCTCGGCATCGGCGTCGTGACGCTCCTCATACACTAGTTCCCGCTCTGGCGCGAGTTGATCCCGAATTTCCTCCGCAAGCGTCCGGATCTCGATGTTATCCGTCGATCCGATGTTCAGCACTTGACCGTCTGCAGCGTCGGTATCCAACAGCGAAATATTCGCGTCAACAACATCGTCGATATAGGTGAAATCACGGGTCTGAGTACCGTCGCCGTAGACGATCGGCGGTTCGCCGTTCATACACCGGGAAACGAAATTCGAGATAGCCATGTTCGGGCGCATCCGCGGCCCGTAAACTGTGAAGTACCGTAGCGCAACGGCCGACAGATCATACACCTGGCTATAGGCCATCGCGTAGCGCTCGGCAGCCAGTTTCGAAGCCCCATAGGGTGAAACTGGCGTCGTCGGATGGGTCTCTTCGTACGGCAGCGACCGCGGGATGCCGTAGACTGACGACGAGGAGGCCATAACGAACCGTTCGATGCCAGTGTCCCGACAGGCATCGAGCAGATTCAGCGTTCCATCAACGTTGACCTCGTCGTATTTCCGCGGATCTTCCACACTCGGTCGGACGCCAGCCTGGGCAGCCTGATGGTAGACGTAGTCGGCGTCGGTGACAAGCTCCGTCACGAGGTCGGCGTCCCTGACATCGCCTTCGATAAACTCGTAACTGCCGTCTCCAGCCTCCGCAGCTTCGCGAGCGATATCGATGTTGTGGCGCTTGATGTCCAGATCGTAAAAGGGATCGAGGTTGTCCAGAACGACGACATCGTGGCCATCAGTGACGAACTGTTCGGCGAGATGCCCGCCGATAAAGCCCGCGCCGCCGGTGACAAGAATATGCATGTCCGGAGATGTTACAGGAACGAACTAAAAGGCGTCGTATCGAAGGGCACCTCTCGATCGAGAATGATCACGTTAACATTGTGGGCAAGCGCGGCGCTGGTAGTCACCGATTGGGAGGACATCACCGCCCTCGACGAGGAGTTCGACGCGATGGCGACGCCGGTCGTCATCGACGGCCGCCATGCGATCGATCGTCGCAATGGCATCGTCTACGAAGGCCTGACTTGGTAGTCCCACGTCCCGCCACAAGACGAAACAATCGACGAATACCTCGTGGACTCGAACCGAAAGTCGAAGGAAAATCAACCGGGGAGACACACCCGACAACGAGTGACGTTCGGACCATCGAGGCCCCAGACGCACACACCCCGCACCGAGTGAAAACAACACAATGCTGAACTCCTCAGTCACCCGCAGAATCGTCGAGCGCCTGGATCACGATTTCGGGCGCTCGTAGCAGTCGGTGTTCGAGATAGCTTCCTCCACCTTGACCGCCACCGGTATGGTTCGATTCGGTGATCCCCAGAAACGACTGCTCTTTCAGGAGCCGATAGACACGATCTTCGGATAGCGGATCGTTGCCGTCACGTTCGACGAGTTTCGTATAGAGCGTGTATATTCGGTGCGTTCGGAACCCTTCCTGTTCGGGGTTGTCTGTGGTGAGCAGGGCAAGCGCGTGTAGAATGTATTTTACGTGGGGCGTCGTTCCGCTGACCAGTTTCTCGAAGCGGTTGACCTCAGCTTGCCGAACAGCGTCATCGACGTGCTCGACTGAGACAGTCCGGGTCCCCTCTTTCTCCGCGAGTCGTCCCGCTTCGTACAGCGTATCGATCGCTTTTCGGGCGTCTCCGTGCTCTTTGGCGGCAAGTGCAGCAACCTTTGGAATGACGCCCTGTTCTAATACCCCATCTTCGAAGGCGTCCGTTCGATGCTCCAGAATCTCTTTGAGCTGTCCGGCGTCGTACGGGTCGAACACCAACTCGTTGTCCTGTAAGCTAGAGTCGATGCGCTCGTTGAGGCGTTCGCGGAACTCGATCTTGTTGCTAATACACATCGCGCCGATATGCGAATCGGACTTGCCGCTCTCACGAGCCCGTGAGAGGCTCCGAAGGAGTTCATCGTCGTCCAGTTTGTCGATCTCATCGAGGATGACGACGAAGGAGTCAACATCATACTCCGCAAGTAACTCCCAGGCGATGTCGCGATAATCAGATGCAGCGATGCCAACCCGCGGAATATCGTGACCAGCGCCGAGATTCGACGCAAGCTCGGTAGCCATCTCCCTGCTGGCTTTGGCAGCAGTCTGGTAATCCGAACAGTCAACGTAGGCGTGCTGAAACGACACGTTGTGTTTCCGTGCTTCGTCGTGAGCCCGCCGGGAGACACACCGCGTAACGAGTGACTTCCCCGTCCCCGTTTTTCCGTAGACGATCGTTGTTTCGGGTGGCCCACCGGCGGTCGCGGGCCCGAGTGCTCGTCCGATCGCCGCGACTTCATCGTCCCGGCCAACGACTCGTTCAAGCTGTGGTACGTGACCAACCCGCACGAGTTCTCGGTTCGCAAAGATATCCCCTGTCTCGAAGATATTTGTTGCGTCTTCTTCAGTCATCAATATTGGACAATACAAAGTCATTATATTTTAATCTATCGACCTCGTACCGAGTGTATACACAGATAAGACGAATACTCCATAAATCAAAGAGCATCAAATCCATTTATATTCAATATTTGTTGGTACACACACCAAGTAACGAGTGAAAGCACAGGAAAACTCACTCAGAGACAGAGTAAAATATCGCTGCCGACGCCACCGACGCTGGACCGGTTCGAGACACAGTGCTTCACTCGGTGCGAGGTGTGGGAGTACCGCTCCAGCCATACCGACGCTGCAGGCTTTCACTCGGTGTGAGGTGTGTCTCACCGCGCCGGCTCTTCCTCAATCATCACGGGAGTTCGACGACTGGCTTCCCGACCCTTCGCGTAATGTCCACTGGTCACACGAAGGTAATCTCAGGGCCTTCCTCAGTAACTCGACCGAGGATGTCGTTGCAGTATTTGGCTTCTCGCCGAGAGAGTGATTTACTCAGTCTGTAACTTGGATCTGTTCGTCCGAATTTCCATGTGTTGATATTTGTATCATCGTGACTTGTGCTGGATCACCAGTCACCTCGGCATACTCTTGTGGCGAGATCCGGAAGACAGTATCTCGCTGACGGGCTTCACGAGCGAGGGCCTGGAACCGTGCACCGCCTCGCCGGCCGCAACTGATAAGAACTGACGAATCAATGAATACGACGTCTCGATTGGGGGCCATTCCGATTCAATCCTCGATGATCGGGCGGAGTGCGTCAAGAATGACGCCTGCTTCCAGTGGAGAGAGTGCTTGTTCACGAGCCATGATGTGATGCGTCACAGCGCCGTCGGCGTACTCGTGAGCGTATTCGAGTGCGACGGCGAGTCCATCAAGTCCATGTCGATCGATGTACGTATCGATGTCGTCGTCCCGTATCCGACGGGCAACCGCCTCGACTAACGCCACTGTGATTCGTTGTTCGGCATCGCCTGCAACCAATTGGAGGTCGATCTCGTGAGCTGTATATTCCGCCGGTCGTCCGTCGTTGGACTGCTCGAGTAAGTCCGCGGCTTCGAGGTCGTCGATATAGTCGTAGACAGTACGCTGTGGGAGCTCAAGCGTTTCGACGATCTCCTGGACCGTCGTCGCCGAGTGATGGTGAACATAGGTGTAGATCCATGCCTTGCGAGGGCTTCTGAGAAGCTCGAACGCCTCGCCACCCATATCAAGTGGCGCATCCCAGTCTGCATCGCTTGTCGCCATCTATAGTAGCGAATTGCATACAAACTGCAATAAGTCTTGTTGAGCTGGAGTTGTCACGGACTCGTTCCCGCTGCCGGCAGCGTGAACGCTTTCACCCCGGGCTCGGCCAGCACTAGGCGGTGGCATTGTCGATCAGGTCCGACTGGACGCCCAGCCGACCCGTCAGGCGACACTCCGCGGTGCCGAGCGTCGGCGTCGCGATCCCCGCGGGCACACAGTCGAAACAGTAACTCCGGCAAAAAGACTTACATGTGGTGTCCAATAGATTCAACACTCTCTGGTCCCAGCACCTGTGTATAGCAAGCCGACAAACGCGTTCAGAATCTGACGAAAACATGACGGATCTCCGTGATGAGTATCCAAGCGGCTGGCGTATCTTGACTCAACATAGCAGCGTCGGCTACATGATCGATGCCCTGATGGACGCCCCTGAGTATCACTTCAGCAAGTCCGAACTCGCGGACCTGGCTGGGGTGAGTAGACAGTCCGTTCATACCCATCTCCCATTGCTTCGCCGGCTCGACATCGTGCGGGTCGTCGATGACTCCTCCCCGGAGGAGTACACGCTCAACTCCGGTGACGAGTTCGTCAGAGAACTCCATCGGCTGAACGGACTGGTAAATGCGAAGCTCGATGCCTGAGCATGGATGGGACGGCTCGGATCGTCTGGAAGCTGGCCAGGAATCACACGTAGGGCACGCCAATGGATGCCGAGACGGTGATCCGTTTGGCTGCGACTGACGAGGACCACGACGAAATGAGACGCCATCTCGAAGCAGTACTGGAACTGCCATTTGTCTCCCGTGGTCCGGACGGTATGTTCATCTCCAATGAACAGGACGCACATATCGAAGCCGCGAACTGGAGCTGTTGGATTTTGATTTGGTTATGACATCCTCCCCGTCGTTCACGACGGGGTTTCCTCCGTGAGAGTCTCAGCCGGTCTAGGACTCGCCGAAGGCAACATTCCCGCCACGGTGGACGGTACTCGGGTCTGTGCGCTGTTCTTTGGGACGGTGAGAGCGTGGTAACTCCGACCATTCGTGGTCGTCCCACTCGAACCGTGCTTGAAAACGCTGCGCGTTTTCAGCATCCCGGAAACCGTCGGTTTCCGAGGACACGGGCCGCGCCATCGATCTCGTCCTTCGGGACGGAAACATCGGCGAGATTCACAACTTCGGTTCGGGCGAGGAACGGACGAACCGCGAAGTCACCGAAGCGATTCTCGAGGCCGTCGACGCAGACGCAGACCAGATCACGTTCGTCGAGGACCGGCCGGGACACGACCAGCGCTACGCACTCGACACCACGAAGATCGAGGCACTCGGCTGGGAACCACACTACACCTTCGAAGAAGAACTCGAGCGGGCCGTCGCGTACTATTGTGATGCCTCTCCCGAAGCTTGAACCCGGAACGAAGAGGCATCTCAAACTCTGCAAACTGTGTTCAGACAAATCGTGTTCAGACAAATCGTATTTAGCCATCGGAATATTTATGGATTCGTCGAGTTGATACTCGTGCATGCCCCCCTCATTCGTCAATCGTTCGGAAGAGCTGTCGCGGATTCAGCGGGCTTACGGGAGTGATTCCGCTGAGTTCATCGTCATCCTGGGACGCCGGCGGATTGGAAAGTCAGCGCTTGTCCGCGAATCAATCCCCGACGAGAATACCGTCTACTACCAAGCCACACGGGATACCGCCGCGGTTCAGCTCTCCGACTTCATCCGGGAAGCGCAAGCGTCGTATCCCGGGAGTGAGCGGATTCGAGAAGATTGGGAAGCGCTACTCGGGTATCTCGGCGATCAGAACGCCACGGTCATCATCGACGAGTGGCCGTTCCTCGTCGAAGCGGATGGGAGCGTTCCGACGAAATTCCAGCGCGTGTGGGATACGGAACTCCAGGACACGGAGATGACGCTTGTCTTAGTCGGGTCAGCGATCAGCATCATGACGAACAAGATCACGGAGCAGGATGCCCCGCTGTACAATCGGGACACGGTTCGATTGGATCTCACACCGCTATCGCTCGGTGATGCGGCCCCGTACTACCCTGCCACGGCGGACGAACCGATCGAAGTCCTCGAAAGCTGGAGTATCTTTGGCGGCACACCGTTCTATCTCCAGCTCATCTCGCCCGATGAGTCGCTTGCCACGAACGTAAATCGGCATATTATCAGTCAACACGGGCGGCTGCACGGTGAGCCCGAGACGATTCTTCAAACGGAGAGTGTGCGGAAACCGGAGCGATATATGAGTATTCTTCGGGCGCTCGCCGATGGGAAGCGCGAAACGGGCGAGATCGCCGACTACGCTGGATTTGATGACTCGCGGGGGGTCTGGCAGTATACCGAGCGACTGAAACAACTCCGGGTGATCGAGGAAGACCAGCCGGTTACAGAGGAGACATCGAGTCCGAAACGGTATCGGATTCAGGAACCGTTGTTCCGGTTCTGGTTCCGGTTCCTCTACGGGAAGAACCCGCAGCACATCACCGCTGACGATCCGTTCACGGAGCAGATTCGTCCGGAGTTTCCGGCCTACGTTGGCCGTGTCTTCGAGGGCGTGTGCCGAGACGCACTCCCGGTACTGTTCCCGGAGGCGTCGTTCAGTCGCATCGGTGGGTGGTGGGACTCGGAGGGTGAACTGGATGTCGTTGGGCTCGACCACACTGGGCGCATCATCGGTGGTGAGTCGAAGTTCACTGCGAGTCCGATGCATCCGGGACACCTGGACGACGTCGAAACGCGAACGGAGCGTATTGAGTGGACACCGCCGAACGAACCGGAA contains:
- a CDS encoding ATP-binding protein is translated as MPPSFVNRSEELSRIQRAYGSDSAEFIVILGRRRIGKSALVRESIPDENTVYYQATRDTAAVQLSDFIREAQASYPGSERIREDWEALLGYLGDQNATVIIDEWPFLVEADGSVPTKFQRVWDTELQDTEMTLVLVGSAISIMTNKITEQDAPLYNRDTVRLDLTPLSLGDAAPYYPATADEPIEVLESWSIFGGTPFYLQLISPDESLATNVNRHIISQHGRLHGEPETILQTESVRKPERYMSILRALADGKRETGEIADYAGFDDSRGVWQYTERLKQLRVIEEDQPVTEETSSPKRYRIQEPLFRFWFRFLYGKNPQHITADDPFTEQIRPEFPAYVGRVFEGVCRDALPVLFPEASFSRIGGWWDSEGELDVVGLDHTGRIIGGESKFTASPMHPGHLDDVETRTERIEWTPPNEPEVTRQYCLFSQSGFTDALEETAQTRDDVQLFSVADVVTALTDSSGSFF